The following are encoded in a window of Chitinophaga sp. H8 genomic DNA:
- a CDS encoding protein-disulfide reductase DsbD family protein yields MKHWLSLLMLAFGFWALPAQAQEQSATKVIKWQYAAEQKGDQEYVLHFKGAIAKGWFIYSVTMGNDDPNTRIVLDSASAAGTEVVSITEAGKPNSRKEPLLDNLDIKYFENEVELLATVKLKGSLDKVRGTVTAMVQKGEEIVPEEDAFSIALSADKPATAEGATAVTNEVAADDATDKSLWWIFLACFGGGFIALITPCVFSMIPITVSFFTKRSQTRAEGIKNAFIYSISIIIIYTLLGFLITKIFGASALNALASNGIANMIFFVIFILFGFSFLGAFEISLPSSWANVSDSKAGMGSAVGIFFMALTLAIVSFSCTGPIIGNLLVLAAKGGNSGPLVGMFGFSLALAIPFSLFALFPSWLNKIGKSGGWLNAVKVTLGFLELALALKFFSNVDMAYHWGLLDREIFLALWIVIFTLTGIYLLGKLKFSHDSDLPYVSVTRLCFAIVTFSFVVYMIPGMWGAPLKGISGFLPHEGSQDFNLHRSITNLEAALDGGGAGGGTNNANTIRPKKYTDVLHSEIPGVEHTFFDYDEALAAAKAANKPLMLDFTGHTCVNCRKFEKSVLSDPAVMKVMRNDFIVASLYTDEKTLLPEEEQYVSKFDGTKVKNVGQKNGDFQVITFNRNSQPYYIPVDLNGKPLVDKGYGYDPKEDANAFLEYLERAKAEFAKRAAK; encoded by the coding sequence ATGAAGCATTGGCTTTCATTATTAATGCTGGCTTTCGGGTTTTGGGCTTTACCTGCACAAGCGCAGGAGCAATCAGCGACAAAAGTGATCAAATGGCAATATGCTGCAGAGCAAAAAGGAGATCAGGAATATGTGCTGCATTTTAAAGGAGCGATAGCGAAAGGATGGTTTATTTACTCTGTTACTATGGGAAATGATGATCCCAATACCAGGATTGTGCTGGATAGTGCCAGTGCAGCAGGGACGGAAGTAGTAAGTATTACCGAAGCAGGGAAACCGAACAGCCGTAAAGAACCGCTGCTCGATAACCTGGACATCAAATATTTTGAAAATGAAGTAGAGCTGCTGGCTACAGTAAAGCTAAAAGGTAGTTTGGATAAGGTGCGGGGTACTGTTACAGCAATGGTACAGAAAGGAGAGGAAATTGTGCCGGAAGAAGATGCATTTTCCATTGCCCTGTCGGCGGATAAGCCAGCAACAGCTGAAGGCGCTACCGCTGTTACCAATGAGGTAGCCGCAGATGATGCTACCGATAAATCATTGTGGTGGATTTTCCTGGCCTGCTTTGGAGGTGGTTTCATTGCACTGATCACTCCTTGTGTGTTTTCAATGATTCCTATTACAGTAAGCTTTTTTACAAAACGCAGCCAAACCCGTGCAGAAGGGATTAAGAATGCGTTTATCTATTCTATTTCCATTATTATCATCTATACCCTGCTGGGTTTTCTGATCACTAAAATATTTGGAGCCAGTGCACTGAATGCATTAGCCAGTAATGGTATTGCGAATATGATATTTTTTGTCATCTTCATTTTATTCGGGTTCTCCTTCCTGGGAGCATTTGAGATCAGCTTGCCAAGTTCCTGGGCCAATGTATCTGATTCAAAAGCTGGAATGGGAAGCGCAGTGGGAATCTTTTTCATGGCGTTGACCCTGGCAATTGTATCGTTCTCCTGCACAGGGCCTATCATCGGTAATCTGCTGGTATTAGCCGCAAAAGGAGGGAATTCCGGACCACTGGTAGGGATGTTTGGTTTTTCCCTGGCACTGGCTATTCCATTTTCCCTGTTTGCCTTATTCCCCAGCTGGTTAAACAAAATTGGTAAATCAGGTGGATGGCTGAATGCGGTGAAAGTGACCCTTGGGTTCCTGGAACTGGCGCTGGCATTGAAGTTTTTCTCCAACGTAGATATGGCTTACCATTGGGGACTGCTGGACCGCGAAATATTCCTGGCACTGTGGATTGTCATTTTTACATTAACGGGCATTTATCTGTTGGGCAAACTGAAGTTCAGCCATGACAGTGATTTGCCTTATGTATCTGTGACCCGCTTATGTTTTGCGATTGTTACCTTCTCCTTTGTGGTGTATATGATTCCCGGCATGTGGGGAGCACCGCTGAAAGGTATCAGCGGATTCTTGCCGCATGAAGGCTCACAGGACTTTAATCTGCATCGTTCTATTACCAATCTGGAAGCAGCACTTGATGGTGGTGGCGCCGGTGGTGGAACAAATAATGCTAATACGATACGTCCGAAGAAATACACCGATGTACTGCATTCTGAAATACCAGGTGTAGAACATACTTTCTTTGATTATGACGAAGCCCTGGCAGCAGCAAAGGCGGCCAATAAGCCTTTAATGCTGGACTTTACCGGACATACTTGTGTAAACTGCCGCAAATTTGAAAAATCAGTACTATCAGACCCTGCAGTAATGAAGGTGATGCGGAATGATTTTATTGTAGCGTCTTTGTATACGGATGAAAAGACCTTATTGCCTGAAGAAGAGCAATACGTGTCCAAATTTGATGGTACCAAGGTTAAAAATGTAGGGCAGAAGAATGGCGATTTCCAGGTAATTACTTTTAACCGTAATTCCCAGCCATATTATATTCCGGTGGATTTAAACGGTAAACCATTGGTAGATAAGGGATATGGCTATGATCCGAAAGAAGATGCCAACGCTTTCCTGGAATACCTGGAGCGTGCGAAAGCGGAGTTTGCTAAACGTGCTGCCAAATAA
- the hisS gene encoding histidine--tRNA ligase encodes MIKPSIPKGTRDFGPVVVRKRNYIFQTIRETFELFGFQPLETPAMENLSTLTGKYGEEGDKLMFKILNNGDIFPKAQQAKDNRELGTLITEKALRYDLTIPFARYVVMNRNDLALPFKRYQMQPVWRADNPQRGRYREFYQCDADVVGSNSLLNEVELLLIYDTVLTRLGLQGYELRVNNRKILSGLAEIVGKPELLTDITISIDKLDKIGMDGVKKELQDRGLGEREIGLIENFLNISGDSTAKLAQLQELLKDSETGKKGIEELSYVIHSGLTSFNVTPIIDVTLARGLNYYTGMIVEVKAPATVKMGSIGGGGRYDDLTGLFGLPGISGVGISFGVDRIYDVLEELQLFPQTAQQSTRVLFLNLGEANAKTAFAHVMLLRGKGIATELFPESTKMDKQMKYADKRGIPFVAIIGESELQENMISIKNLQSGKQEKINAADLAAFAF; translated from the coding sequence ATGATAAAACCCAGCATACCCAAAGGCACACGCGACTTTGGACCAGTAGTGGTACGCAAGCGGAATTATATTTTTCAAACCATCCGGGAAACGTTTGAACTATTCGGATTCCAGCCGCTGGAAACTCCGGCGATGGAAAACCTCAGCACACTTACCGGCAAATATGGCGAAGAAGGAGATAAACTGATGTTCAAAATTCTGAACAACGGAGATATCTTCCCTAAAGCCCAGCAGGCAAAAGATAACCGGGAACTGGGGACCTTAATTACTGAAAAGGCGCTGCGCTACGATCTCACCATTCCCTTTGCCCGTTACGTAGTCATGAACCGGAACGATCTGGCACTACCTTTCAAACGCTACCAGATGCAACCCGTATGGCGGGCAGACAACCCCCAAAGAGGCCGCTACCGCGAGTTTTATCAATGTGATGCGGATGTGGTAGGTAGTAATTCATTACTGAACGAAGTAGAACTCCTCCTCATTTATGATACTGTACTTACCCGGCTGGGATTACAGGGATACGAGCTGCGGGTCAATAACCGGAAAATATTAAGTGGCCTGGCAGAAATAGTGGGTAAACCTGAACTGCTGACAGACATCACCATTTCTATTGATAAACTGGATAAAATAGGCATGGATGGCGTGAAAAAAGAACTGCAGGACCGTGGTCTGGGAGAAAGGGAAATCGGCCTGATCGAAAACTTCCTGAACATATCCGGCGATAGTACTGCTAAACTGGCACAGTTGCAGGAACTGCTGAAAGATTCTGAAACCGGGAAAAAAGGTATTGAAGAATTATCCTACGTCATACATTCCGGTCTTACCAGCTTTAATGTTACGCCAATCATAGATGTTACGCTGGCACGTGGCCTTAACTACTACACCGGCATGATCGTGGAAGTAAAAGCCCCTGCTACCGTAAAAATGGGCAGCATTGGGGGTGGCGGCCGCTACGACGACCTCACCGGCTTATTTGGGTTACCTGGTATCTCCGGTGTGGGTATTTCTTTTGGTGTAGACCGCATTTATGATGTACTGGAAGAACTGCAGCTCTTTCCACAAACTGCACAGCAATCCACCCGCGTATTATTTCTTAACCTGGGCGAAGCCAACGCTAAGACAGCATTTGCACATGTGATGCTGCTACGTGGAAAAGGAATTGCTACCGAACTCTTTCCCGAATCAACTAAAATGGACAAGCAGATGAAGTATGCCGATAAGCGCGGTATCCCGTTTGTAGCGATCATCGGTGAAAGTGAGTTGCAGGAAAATATGATCAGTATCAAAAATCTCCAATCCGGGAAACAGGAAAAAATCAATGCCGCTGATCTGGCTGCATTTGCATTCTGA
- a CDS encoding low molecular weight protein-tyrosine-phosphatase, translating to MKVLMVCLGNICRSPLGEGILRHLALEQGLNWEIDSAGTSNWHVGHPPDARSIKVAREHGIDISGLRGRQFQVADFDHFDRIFVMDLDNYRDVLSKARSAHDKNKIQLLLPDQQAVPDPWYDDNLFEPVYQMIYKACETIVKAGK from the coding sequence ATGAAAGTATTAATGGTATGCCTGGGTAATATTTGCCGCTCTCCATTAGGAGAAGGTATTCTGAGGCATCTGGCTCTTGAACAGGGGCTCAACTGGGAAATAGATTCTGCCGGTACCAGCAACTGGCATGTGGGCCATCCGCCGGATGCCCGCTCCATTAAAGTGGCACGGGAGCATGGTATTGATATCTCCGGATTACGTGGCCGGCAATTCCAGGTGGCAGACTTTGATCACTTTGACAGGATCTTTGTAATGGACCTGGACAACTACCGGGATGTACTGAGCAAAGCACGTTCGGCCCATGATAAAAATAAAATTCAGCTCCTGCTCCCTGACCAGCAAGCAGTGCCCGATCCCTGGTATGATGACAACCTGTTTGAACCAGTATACCAAATGATCTACAAAGCTTGTGAAACAATTGTAAAAGCAGGAAAGTGA
- a CDS encoding PstS family phosphate ABC transporter substrate-binding protein, which yields MFSNKIKKQHTLYLSVLAIMMMACGDNSGKKRPKLDTPTEGTIHISVDETYKPLIDSEIRVFESLYPKTHIIATYKPEAECFKDLVDDSARLIIVTRDFNQKERDYFKEIRITPRSMLLAWDALALVTNKANPDSILTMDQVRNIMNGSDKSRKWQLVFDNQNSSTVRYILDSVNKGTPLPPDVMAAKNNPEVIDYVAKNKDAIGVIGVSWISDRNDSTSIEFTNKVTVVKLRADNGSEFVKPYQLYIGTGSYPLKRGIFFGLKEPHQGLGSGFVTFLGSYEGQLVISKFRLFPARLNVVFREANLK from the coding sequence ATGTTTAGCAACAAGATAAAGAAACAACATACCTTATATTTATCAGTACTTGCTATCATGATGATGGCATGTGGTGATAATAGCGGCAAGAAAAGGCCCAAACTGGATACGCCCACAGAAGGAACGATTCATATAAGTGTAGATGAGACATATAAGCCGCTGATTGATTCTGAAATAAGGGTATTTGAATCATTATACCCAAAGACCCATATAATAGCTACTTATAAGCCGGAAGCAGAGTGTTTTAAGGATTTGGTGGATGATAGTGCCAGGCTGATCATCGTTACAAGGGATTTTAATCAGAAAGAAAGGGACTATTTTAAAGAGATCAGAATAACGCCACGGAGTATGTTGTTGGCCTGGGATGCGCTGGCATTGGTTACTAACAAAGCCAATCCGGATTCTATCCTGACGATGGACCAGGTACGTAACATTATGAATGGCTCGGATAAATCAAGGAAATGGCAGCTGGTATTTGATAACCAGAACTCAAGTACGGTACGTTATATCCTGGATTCTGTGAATAAAGGCACGCCTTTACCACCAGATGTAATGGCGGCGAAGAATAATCCGGAGGTGATAGATTATGTGGCCAAAAATAAGGATGCGATTGGGGTGATTGGCGTTAGCTGGATTTCAGACCGTAATGATTCAACTTCTATTGAATTTACGAATAAGGTTACAGTAGTGAAATTGAGGGCGGACAATGGATCGGAATTTGTAAAGCCATACCAGTTGTATATTGGTACTGGTTCTTACCCGCTTAAACGGGGCATTTTCTTTGGGCTGAAAGAGCCTCATCAGGGTTTAGGCTCAGGATTTGTCACTTTCCTGGGAAGTTATGAAGGGCAGTTGGTAATCAGTAAATTCAGACTCTTTCCTGCAAGACTAAATGTTGTTTTCAGGGAAGCTAATCTTAAATAA
- a CDS encoding tetratricopeptide repeat protein yields the protein MNRRKSLIVALLCVANGVMAQSVEDGLKDLYYGKYQSAKQNLEKVIAAKPTDDKAYYYLGIAQLGLEDQAGAEATFQKGLQAVPASALLQAGMGRIDLLKGNAAAAKQKFEAASTATEGRDGDVARAIADANTEVPKVGDRGYALTIMEKLLNNEGRKKKQQYTPIAADYIELGDAYRMLGGENGGKAITTYEKALEVDPNNAEAVTKQGMVNYNAKLKQQAVADWSKATNMDSKYGPAYFQLFEFYITPIKDQLSWDRAADYLQKYIDAADPADKQKTDYYLAAISFYKKDYDAAINKAKSVIPQAGEAYKGKFTRLLGDAHLQKGDSLTAKQVMDEYVQAVGEGKLVADDYKLLSAIYGKVKEQDSAKAVVIDSLASLYLEKYALADTAKDAERYRNVAESFKNLRDYKRAAEWYGKLVNDFTDEQNTGKIQDYFFKGTWELYDRQYDNADATFAKFIEKYPAQEILGNYWRGRAQMGKDTEAKEGLAIPYFQKFFDLGGEAKTKPRDLMFAYQYMMIYYYNKEDKDNLKIWEDKVLSIDPNNATVKAIQENMASREKAAARPASGNGKQGQNKK from the coding sequence ATGAACAGACGGAAAAGTTTAATCGTAGCATTGCTGTGCGTCGCGAACGGCGTGATGGCCCAATCTGTGGAGGATGGATTGAAAGACCTTTACTACGGTAAATACCAATCAGCGAAGCAGAACCTTGAGAAAGTAATTGCTGCGAAACCAACTGATGACAAAGCTTACTATTACTTAGGAATAGCCCAATTGGGTCTGGAAGATCAGGCAGGAGCCGAAGCTACTTTTCAGAAAGGGTTACAGGCAGTACCAGCTTCAGCTTTATTGCAGGCAGGTATGGGACGTATAGACCTGTTGAAAGGTAATGCAGCAGCTGCAAAACAAAAGTTTGAAGCTGCGAGCACCGCCACAGAAGGCCGTGATGGTGATGTGGCCCGTGCTATTGCTGATGCCAACACAGAAGTTCCTAAAGTAGGTGATCGTGGTTATGCATTAACCATTATGGAAAAATTACTGAACAATGAAGGCCGCAAGAAAAAGCAACAGTATACACCAATTGCAGCGGACTATATTGAATTGGGCGACGCTTACAGGATGTTAGGTGGTGAAAATGGTGGTAAGGCTATTACTACCTATGAAAAAGCACTGGAAGTAGATCCAAACAATGCAGAAGCAGTTACCAAACAGGGTATGGTAAACTACAATGCCAAACTGAAACAACAGGCAGTAGCTGACTGGAGCAAAGCGACCAACATGGATTCTAAATATGGTCCGGCTTATTTCCAATTGTTTGAGTTTTACATTACGCCAATTAAGGATCAACTTTCCTGGGACAGGGCTGCTGATTATCTGCAGAAGTATATAGATGCTGCTGACCCTGCTGACAAACAAAAAACAGATTACTACCTGGCCGCTATCTCTTTCTATAAGAAAGACTACGATGCAGCCATCAATAAGGCAAAGAGTGTAATCCCTCAGGCCGGAGAAGCTTATAAGGGTAAATTTACCCGTTTGTTAGGCGATGCCCACCTGCAAAAAGGTGATTCCCTGACTGCTAAACAGGTGATGGATGAGTATGTACAGGCTGTTGGAGAAGGCAAACTGGTAGCTGATGACTATAAATTGCTGAGCGCTATCTATGGTAAAGTAAAAGAACAGGATTCTGCGAAAGCAGTCGTGATCGATTCACTGGCTTCTTTATACCTGGAAAAATATGCTTTGGCTGATACCGCTAAAGATGCAGAAAGATACCGTAACGTAGCAGAATCATTCAAAAATCTGCGCGATTACAAACGTGCTGCTGAATGGTATGGTAAGCTGGTAAATGATTTTACGGATGAACAGAATACTGGTAAAATCCAGGATTATTTCTTCAAGGGTACCTGGGAACTGTATGATCGTCAATACGACAATGCAGATGCTACTTTTGCCAAGTTTATAGAAAAATACCCTGCACAGGAAATCCTGGGTAACTACTGGAGAGGACGTGCGCAGATGGGTAAGGATACAGAAGCTAAAGAAGGTCTGGCAATCCCTTATTTCCAGAAATTCTTTGACCTGGGTGGTGAGGCTAAAACCAAGCCAAGGGACCTGATGTTTGCTTATCAGTACATGATGATCTACTACTATAACAAGGAAGATAAAGACAATCTGAAAATCTGGGAAGACAAGGTATTGTCTATCGATCCTAACAATGCTACTGTAAAAGCTATTCAGGAAAACATGGCATCCCGCGAGAAAGCAGCTGCCAGACCTGCCAGTGGTAACGGTAAACAAGGGCAGAACAAGAAATAA
- a CDS encoding NADH-quinone oxidoreductase subunit A produces MFTHTEFLSATNTPFSYFPIVLQLFAALGFVGLVMVATHFLGPKRQTSDKLINFESGIEQKGNARQPVAIKYFLTAILFVLFDVEVIFFYPYAVNFKQLGWEGFLAVLMFVGFFLTGFIYIIKKGALKWED; encoded by the coding sequence ATGTTTACACATACTGAATTTTTGTCAGCTACTAATACTCCTTTCAGTTATTTTCCCATTGTATTGCAATTATTTGCGGCCTTGGGTTTTGTGGGACTTGTCATGGTGGCTACCCACTTTTTAGGCCCCAAACGCCAGACCAGCGATAAGCTTATCAACTTTGAGAGTGGTATTGAACAAAAGGGAAATGCCCGCCAACCAGTTGCTATTAAGTACTTCCTGACTGCCATTTTGTTCGTTTTATTTGATGTAGAAGTGATCTTTTTCTACCCTTATGCTGTTAATTTTAAGCAGCTGGGTTGGGAAGGATTTTTAGCTGTGCTGATGTTTGTTGGGTTTTTCCTGACAGGATTCATTTATATTATTAAAAAGGGTGCCCTTAAATGGGAAGATTAA